Proteins from a single region of Ailuropoda melanoleuca isolate Jingjing chromosome 15, ASM200744v2, whole genome shotgun sequence:
- the LOC100483573 gene encoding DNA dC->dU-editing enzyme APOBEC3 isoform X2, producing MEPWRHHPRNPMGWISPKTFFFQFPSLCYASGRKFCYLCFQVGRGGHPPSDWGVFRNKVYRWAPYHAESCFLSWFRAQNLSPDEDYHVTWFSSWSPCHTCADEVVEFLGQYRHVTLSIFAARLYYFWDPPFQNGLRRLQSAGVRLDIMSFADYKRCWENFVDHKGMRFQSRNLLRHRDLLASRLENILRTTMNPLPKEVFYHQFGNQKRAPRPYHRRKTYLCYRLRPQDGPVTARVCLQNKKKRHAEIRFIDKIRSLQLDSSQTFGSQIFEITCYVTWSPCFTCAEELVAFVRDHPRIRLRLFASRLYFHWLGKYQEGLRLLHASGIPVTIMNIPEFENCWWEFVDNRGEPFQPWNKLETSSENINRRLQKILEPRNDLENDFRNLQLR from the exons ATGGAGCCCTGGCGTCACCACCCAAG AAACCCAATGGGGTGGATAAGTCCAAAAACCTTCTTCTTCCAATTCCCAAGCCTGTGCTACGCTTCGGGGCGGAAGTTCTGCTACCTGTGCTTCCAAGTGGGAAGAGGGGGGCACCCCCCGAGTGACTGGGGGGTCTTTCGAAACAAG GTCTATCGTTGGGCTCCCTACCATGCAGaatcctgcttcctctcttggTTCCGTGCCCAGAACCTGTCCCCTGATGAGGATTACCATGTCACCTGGTTCTCATCCTGGAGCCCCTGCCACACCTGTGCAGATGAGGTGGTCGAGTTCCTGGGCCAGTACAGGCACGTGACCCTGAGCATCTTCGCCGCCCGTCTCTACTACTTCTGGGACCCACCCTTCCAGAACGGGCTTCGCCGGCTACAGTCTGCAGGGGTCCGGCTGGACATCATGTCCTTTGCAG ATTATAAACGCTGTTGGGAAAACTTTGTGGACCACAAGGGGATGCGCTTCCAGAGTCGGAATCTATTAAGACATAGGGATTTGCTGGCCTCAAGGCTTGAGAATATTCTTAG AACCACGATGAACCCACTACCAAAAGAAGTATTCTACCATCAGTTCGGCAACCAGAAGCGGGCCCCAAGGCCCTACCACCGGAGAAAGACCTACTTGTGCTACCGGCTGAGGCCCCAGGACGGCCCCGTAACTGCCAGAGTCTGCCTTCAGAACAAG AAAAAGCGCCATGCAGAAATTCGCTTTATTGACAAGATCAGGTCACTACAACTGGACTCATCCCAGACATTCGGATCCCAGATATTCGAAATCACCTGCTATGTCACATGGAGCCCCTGCTTCACCTGTGCGGAGGAACTGGTGGCGTTTGTCAGAGACCACCCCCGCATCAGACTGCGGCTCTTTGCCTCCCGCCTGTATTTCCACTGGCTGGGGAAGTATCAGGAGGGGCTGAGACTATTGCACGCGTCCGGGATCCCAGTAACCATCATGAACATCCCGG agtttgagaactgctggtggGAGTTTGTGGACAACCGGGGTGAACCTTTTCAGCCCTGGAACAAGCTGGAAACGTCCAGTGAAAACATAAACCGTCGGCTCCAGAAGATCCTCGAG CCCCGGAATGATTTAGAAAATGACTTCAGAAATTTGCAACTTCGATGA
- the LOC100483573 gene encoding DNA dC->dU-editing enzyme APOBEC3 isoform X1, with amino-acid sequence MEPWRHHPRNPMGWISPKTFFFQFPSLCYASGRKFCYLCFQVGRGGHPPSDWGVFRNKVYRWAPYHAESCFLSWFRAQNLSPDEDYHVTWFSSWSPCHTCADEVVEFLGQYRHVTLSIFAARLYYFWDPPFQNGLRRLQSAGVRLDIMSFADYKRCWENFVDHKGMRFQSRNLLRHRDLLASRLENILRTTMNPLPKEVFYHQFGNQKRAPRPYHRRKTYLCYRLRPQDGPVTARVCLQNKKKRHAEIRFIDKIRSLQLDSSQTFGSQIFEITCYVTWSPCFTCAEELVAFVRDHPRIRLRLFASRLYFHWLGKYQEGLRLLHASGIPVTIMNIPEFENCWWEFVDNRGEPFQPWNKLETSSENINRRLQKILEQPRNDLENDFRNLQLR; translated from the exons ATGGAGCCCTGGCGTCACCACCCAAG AAACCCAATGGGGTGGATAAGTCCAAAAACCTTCTTCTTCCAATTCCCAAGCCTGTGCTACGCTTCGGGGCGGAAGTTCTGCTACCTGTGCTTCCAAGTGGGAAGAGGGGGGCACCCCCCGAGTGACTGGGGGGTCTTTCGAAACAAG GTCTATCGTTGGGCTCCCTACCATGCAGaatcctgcttcctctcttggTTCCGTGCCCAGAACCTGTCCCCTGATGAGGATTACCATGTCACCTGGTTCTCATCCTGGAGCCCCTGCCACACCTGTGCAGATGAGGTGGTCGAGTTCCTGGGCCAGTACAGGCACGTGACCCTGAGCATCTTCGCCGCCCGTCTCTACTACTTCTGGGACCCACCCTTCCAGAACGGGCTTCGCCGGCTACAGTCTGCAGGGGTCCGGCTGGACATCATGTCCTTTGCAG ATTATAAACGCTGTTGGGAAAACTTTGTGGACCACAAGGGGATGCGCTTCCAGAGTCGGAATCTATTAAGACATAGGGATTTGCTGGCCTCAAGGCTTGAGAATATTCTTAG AACCACGATGAACCCACTACCAAAAGAAGTATTCTACCATCAGTTCGGCAACCAGAAGCGGGCCCCAAGGCCCTACCACCGGAGAAAGACCTACTTGTGCTACCGGCTGAGGCCCCAGGACGGCCCCGTAACTGCCAGAGTCTGCCTTCAGAACAAG AAAAAGCGCCATGCAGAAATTCGCTTTATTGACAAGATCAGGTCACTACAACTGGACTCATCCCAGACATTCGGATCCCAGATATTCGAAATCACCTGCTATGTCACATGGAGCCCCTGCTTCACCTGTGCGGAGGAACTGGTGGCGTTTGTCAGAGACCACCCCCGCATCAGACTGCGGCTCTTTGCCTCCCGCCTGTATTTCCACTGGCTGGGGAAGTATCAGGAGGGGCTGAGACTATTGCACGCGTCCGGGATCCCAGTAACCATCATGAACATCCCGG agtttgagaactgctggtggGAGTTTGTGGACAACCGGGGTGAACCTTTTCAGCCCTGGAACAAGCTGGAAACGTCCAGTGAAAACATAAACCGTCGGCTCCAGAAGATCCTCGAG cagCCCCGGAATGATTTAGAAAATGACTTCAGAAATTTGCAACTTCGATGA
- the LOC100483573 gene encoding DNA dC->dU-editing enzyme APOBEC-3H isoform X3 produces the protein MGWISPKTFFFQFPSLCYASGRKFCYLCFQVGRGGHPPSDWGVFRNKVYRWAPYHAESCFLSWFRAQNLSPDEDYHVTWFSSWSPCHTCADEVVEFLGQYRHVTLSIFAARLYYFWDPPFQNGLRRLQSAGVRLDIMSFADYKRCWENFVDHKGMRFQSRNLLRHRDLLASRLENILRTTMNPLPKEVFYHQFGNQKRAPRPYHRRKTYLCYRLRPQDGPVTARVCLQNKKKRHAEIRFIDKIRSLQLDSSQTFGSQIFEITCYVTWSPCFTCAEELVAFVRDHPRIRLRLFASRLYFHWLGKYQEGLRLLHASGIPVTIMNIPEFENCWWEFVDNRGEPFQPWNKLETSSENINRRLQKILEQPRNDLENDFRNLQLR, from the exons ATGGGGTGGATAAGTCCAAAAACCTTCTTCTTCCAATTCCCAAGCCTGTGCTACGCTTCGGGGCGGAAGTTCTGCTACCTGTGCTTCCAAGTGGGAAGAGGGGGGCACCCCCCGAGTGACTGGGGGGTCTTTCGAAACAAG GTCTATCGTTGGGCTCCCTACCATGCAGaatcctgcttcctctcttggTTCCGTGCCCAGAACCTGTCCCCTGATGAGGATTACCATGTCACCTGGTTCTCATCCTGGAGCCCCTGCCACACCTGTGCAGATGAGGTGGTCGAGTTCCTGGGCCAGTACAGGCACGTGACCCTGAGCATCTTCGCCGCCCGTCTCTACTACTTCTGGGACCCACCCTTCCAGAACGGGCTTCGCCGGCTACAGTCTGCAGGGGTCCGGCTGGACATCATGTCCTTTGCAG ATTATAAACGCTGTTGGGAAAACTTTGTGGACCACAAGGGGATGCGCTTCCAGAGTCGGAATCTATTAAGACATAGGGATTTGCTGGCCTCAAGGCTTGAGAATATTCTTAG AACCACGATGAACCCACTACCAAAAGAAGTATTCTACCATCAGTTCGGCAACCAGAAGCGGGCCCCAAGGCCCTACCACCGGAGAAAGACCTACTTGTGCTACCGGCTGAGGCCCCAGGACGGCCCCGTAACTGCCAGAGTCTGCCTTCAGAACAAG AAAAAGCGCCATGCAGAAATTCGCTTTATTGACAAGATCAGGTCACTACAACTGGACTCATCCCAGACATTCGGATCCCAGATATTCGAAATCACCTGCTATGTCACATGGAGCCCCTGCTTCACCTGTGCGGAGGAACTGGTGGCGTTTGTCAGAGACCACCCCCGCATCAGACTGCGGCTCTTTGCCTCCCGCCTGTATTTCCACTGGCTGGGGAAGTATCAGGAGGGGCTGAGACTATTGCACGCGTCCGGGATCCCAGTAACCATCATGAACATCCCGG agtttgagaactgctggtggGAGTTTGTGGACAACCGGGGTGAACCTTTTCAGCCCTGGAACAAGCTGGAAACGTCCAGTGAAAACATAAACCGTCGGCTCCAGAAGATCCTCGAG cagCCCCGGAATGATTTAGAAAATGACTTCAGAAATTTGCAACTTCGATGA